The Vicinamibacterales bacterium genomic interval GGGTGGCCACGGAGATGCCCAGCGCCTCGGCCGCTTCCACTTCCGACAGGCCGCCAAAGAACCGCATCTCGACCACCTGGCCCGCGCGGGCGTCCACCGACTCGAGCGCCCGCAGGGCCTGGTCGAGCGCCAGCACGTCCTCATCGGGCCGGACCCCGACGTCGAACGCGCCGCTCAACGACACGCGAATGCCGGCGCCGGGCCCCTTGGCGGCGTTGCGATGGCGGGCGTAGTCCACGAGCGCGCGCCGCATCTGGCGGGCCATCAGGGCGATCAGGTGATGGCGGTCGTTGACGCTGACGGTGGCCGAGGCGAACACCCGCACCCACGCCTCGTGGACCAGGTCGCTGGTCTGCAGCGTGTGGGCGTTCCGCTCCGCCGCCAGGTAGTAGCGGGCCAGCCGCTGCAGCTCCGGGTAGACCGTGTCGATCAGGGCCGCCGACGCGGCCTCGTCCCCGGCGCGCGCGAGCGCGACGAGGTCGGCGAGCGACGTGCGGTTCATCGGGCCCGGCCGTCCACGCCCGATTGTGTCACGGCCTCGAACGCCCCCGGGGAACGTCCGGGGAAGGACTCCGAGGCGTCCACCAGCAGCGCCTCGTCGAACAGGGCGCACAGGCGGCGATGCCGTTCGGTGTCCGGGGGCTGGGTCAGGGCGGCGACTCCGGCGGGGGGCGACGTCCGCGGCGCGACGGGACTCAGGCCCCCGGGCCGTTCGCGTCGGCGCCCAGCGTCAGGGCGTAGTTCTGCCGGCGATAGTCCTGCCGGAACCCGAACCGGAGGTAGTTGCGGTGGGAAGGCACCGGTGTGTCGGGACGCGGTTCGGCGGTCTCGGCGGTGGCCAGGTCACAGCCGAGCGACGCCGCCAGGCGGCAGCGCTCGGCGATGAGCGCGCCCTGGGCGCCGCGGCCGCGGTACTCGGGTCCGGTTGCGTCGTACCCCAGCCACGCGGTGCGGCCCTGCACGCACAGCACGCCGGTGGCCGCCAGCACCGGGCCGTCCCAGGCCCCGAGATGGCGCCAGCCGGGCGTGCCCACCGAGCCCGCGAGCCAGTCGTCGAGGACCGGCGGCATGCCGAACGACGCGCGCACGATCGCCGCGAACTCGGGGGCGTGCGAGCGCGGAATCTCCGCGAGCCGCAAGGACGTGGCCGCCGTGTCCGGCGGTGCGTCGAGTCCGCGGGACAGCCGCACCCACGCGTTGTAGGGCTGCCCGCCGCGCGCCATGACCCAGGCCGCCAGGGCGGAGGGCGCGGCATTCGGCGCGACCTGCACGAAGACGCGCCTGGCGCCAGCGGCCCGCGCGAATGCCAGCA includes:
- a CDS encoding ECF-type sigma factor codes for the protein MNRTSLADLVALARAGDEAASAALIDTVYPELQRLARYYLAAERNAHTLQTSDLVHEAWVRVFASATVSVNDRHHLIALMARQMRRALVDYARHRNAAKGPGAGIRVSLSGAFDVGVRPDEDVLALDQALRALESVDARAGQVVEMRFFGGLSEVEAAEALGISVATLKRDWTFARAWLFDRLQSGPA
- a CDS encoding GNAT family N-acetyltransferase — its product is MTPAGDLHARMEAADAATLLQFTAGAEPDVANRLGQAARVDDGAVAGLVAAIDSLTLNRIVGLGCATPASEAQLDRLLAFARAAGARRVFVQVAPNAAPSALAAWVMARGGQPYNAWVRLSRGLDAPPDTAATSLRLAEIPRSHAPEFAAIVRASFGMPPVLDDWLAGSVGTPGWRHLGAWDGPVLAATGVLCVQGRTAWLGYDATGPEYRGRGAQGALIAERCRLAASLGCDLATAETAEPRPDTPVPSHRNYLRFGFRQDYRRQNYALTLGADANGPGA